The DNA region CCGGGGTGGTGGTGCTCTCCCGCACCAGGAAGTCTCCGTTCACCTTCAGCAGCTTCTCGGCCTCCTTGCGGTTCATCTTCCCGTGGTACCAGGGCTCCCGTCTCAACTGCTCCTCCATGGAGGCCACCACTTGGGCCgggggcagccccacgggcacGGACGGGGGGACACGCAGGGCATCTTCAAAGGGCTCTGCAGGGCGAGAGGAGCAGGGGGTCCGGGACTGACCTCACAgccacccacccccagcccaggatGGACCCCCCAGCCCAAGCACGGCTGCGGCCGCCGTCCCACTCACTCATGTCAAAGAGGTCTCTCTGGGCGCTGCCGTTGGCTGTCGCGGGGGTGCCAGTGGCCGACGCTTGGCGTGTCTTGTCCATGTTCTGCACGTTGACGTAAGACGGGTCATCGAACAGGTCCGTGCGGCCGGTGGtgcccgccggagccgggtatttctctctccctgctgccaagAGCACCGTGGTCAGCCCGGCTCCAGCCTGCCTCGGCCCCAACACCAGTGCCCGCTGTCAGAGCACCTGGGGTCCAGGAAAGCAGACGGGGACCGGCCACGTCCGTCACGTTACCTTGGGCAGGAGCGTGCTGCTTCCGCGGGTCGTACTCCCCGCCGGACGCCTGGCCGACgggctgcggggagaggcggGTGGTGAGCCCCGCTGCGCTCCCCATCCCTTCCCGCTCCCCGGGCTGCTAGAGATGCCGGGGAGACGCGTGCCACGGCTCTCGTGGTGGAATAACCCCGAGCAAAGAGCCCACGGCCCGGTCGGGGTCCCTGCATCTCCCTTGTAACGTGGAGCCTCCCCACGAGGACGCACCCAGAGCCTTACCAGCGTGGCCCCCAAGTGATTGGGGGTCTGAGCAGCCCCGTCCCGCAGCCGCATGTCCACCACCCCCCCGATGGGAGGCTCCTTGCCGGGGAAGTCATTGTAGTACTGGTGATCGGGGGCcggttcctcctcttcctcatcccagGCAGAGCCATCAAACCCCGCCATCCTGGGAGGACACGGCACAGATGAGCGGCtcagagcagccagggctgcatTCCCTCGCCAAAACGAAGCTCAGACACCCTCCCAcctttctccttcccacacaGCCCCGCCCTTACCTGTCGTGGGGTGTCACCAGCTTCGGGGGGTTCTTCAGGTACTGCTTGAACCGCAGCTCGAAGGCCTGCCCGATGGTGCTGATCACGTCCTGCGCCAAGCCCTCGGGGCACTCCAGGATatggcaggctggggagggaatGGTGGGATGGGAGCGTGGAACCCCAGCATTGAGTTCTCCACCCCTTGAGCCTGCCCTAAGCACCCCAGAGCTTCCTTACGGGGGACCCAGCCCCTCCCCGCCACACTGAGCTGCGCCTAAACGTCCACGAAATGGGGCTCTGGCATTTAGGACCCTCGGCGGCAGCCTCACCTCTCTGATTGACGGGGTCTTTGGCAACGTAGGCAACATACTCGGCCGTGTCCTGCGGGCGAGAGAGCAGCAGTGAGATGAGAACACGGTGCCCGAGACTTCggggagagagcaggagaggcACCGATCCCTAGCACGGGGCAGGGCACGCGCGGATGGGGACCCTGTGTACTCACCGGGTCTCCCCCGGACGCGAAGGAGATGGACTGCATGTGGTGGTTGGCAATGATCTGCAAGGCAGAAAGTTTGTTGGACGCAGCCAGGAGCTTCTCGGCACCCAGCCAAAGGCAGCACCTCCTGCTTGCCACGTTCCTCCCGGGGCTGGCCTGGCACGGGGGGCTTACAAGCCTCCGGAGGCCTGGTTATGAGCCACAGGCCACCAGGAAAAGGGGCTGGGACACCAACAGGGCCACCGAGAGTGGGATCAAAATCAGGAGACCTGGCCCCAGGTCAGGGGACTTGGGTCTCACAGTCTCCAGGACAGATCCTGTAAAGCATGCGGGGTATCGCTCCGACCTCCTCACCCCCAGGGACCGGGCGGAGGTGGGCACTCAGCAGGTCACACAGCCCACCCAGACATCCCTTAGGGAGGCTGGGGacatcccctgccccagcagggcccggggtggggggacaggaggATTCCTGCTCGTCTAAAGCCGGTCGCCCGGCCCCGCTCTCACCTGCTTGCAGTCAGAAGCCATGAGGTTGAGGCTGCTGGTGGAGATGGTCAGGGTGATGGGCATGCCGGCGAACTTCAGGTTGCTCTTGCCCAGGATGGAGTTCAGGGAGCGGCCGCAAGGCTGGGGGCAAACGGCAGCATGGGGAAGGGGCTCCCCAGGCCGGACACAGCCCGGCTGTGGGGGGACGGGGCACGTCCTGCCACCCTCCATGGTGGAGACGGGCACCTCCTCCTCACCACCGCTCCTGCCGAGCTCTGCCGGCCCGAGCCGAGGCAGATCAGAGCCCCGGGCTAcccagctgggctgggatctGGCCCTCGGCCCCGTGCCCAGTCGGCCGAGGTGCTGCCCCCCGCCAGCTCCCCAGCCCggcctcaccttcctcctccgcACGGCTCCCTTGGCACCGGGCACGGCCTCGCACACCAGCCCAATGGCCTCCCTACGGGGAGCGCAGAGGGATGtcagtcccccccagtgcctgCCCTCCTCGTTCCCTTGTGACCCCCCCAaccacagggggacacggggaccagcGCAGAAGGGACAGGGTGACAAACGGAAAGCCCTCGGGCAGCACCGTCCGGGGCTCTTCAGGCAGGGGAAGCGCGCTGGTGTTAATATTTgatggggctgcaggcagcctggccCCCACCAAAAGCCCCACATATCACCAGGGGCTTGCGCGGGGCTcggactccccccccccccaaaagcggCAGCCCCTGGGGAGAAGCAGAGCTCACCTGGTGACCTGCGTCCTGGTGTTGAAATCCAAAGCCCTCATGGACTGGAGGACTTCCACGCAGCCCATGTACTGGGGGAGAGAGCAGGGTCAGCCCGGCCAGCCCTGGGGTTTACTCCCCAcgcagccggggagggggcaaGCGCCCCGAGCCCCCCAGTGGTGATCACCCTGGGTGCCCACCTGCCACCCCCAAGGAGCACACCAGGAGGTCCCCAAATCCCCACCGTGACCCTTCCCACACCCCCCCGCCAGTCCCCAGCACTCACCCGGACGTGGTAGGAGACCCCAGGGCCCATGACCTTGTCATCGGGGTGCAGCCAGCCGCGGGTGGGCTTATTGACGAAGCTGCCGTGGCGGGTCCATTCGTCACCCCCCAGCTGGCCGCCTTCCACCCGCGTCTTCTTCCCGCAGCTCAGCTTGTTCATATCCTGGGAACAGACAGCGACAGGTCCCACTGAGTCGGGGCCGGTAGCCCCCCCCGGTGCCGGGGCCAGCGTCCCGGTGGGGCCGGGCTCCCCCGGGCTGCTGCCGGCCGAGGAGCCCCGCAGGCTGAGCAGGTTGGCGGGATTCGAGAGCTTCAGGTTGGCCATTTTGGGGAAGAAGGAGCAGAGGGTGGTGGGGCTGTCCTCCGACTCGGGCGAGAGCTCCCCGAGAGGCGCCGCGGGGccgagggaggaggaggacagggagcCAGGCAGAGACCGCGTGCCTGCGAGGGATTCCACCGGGGAGGccgggacccccaggccccccaccgCCTCCTCCAGAGAGGAGACGGACTCGTTCCGCAGGTGGCTGTATTTGCTCTTCTGCAGGAGATCCATGCCGGAGAGAGACGAGaagggccggggccggcccggcccgcgcggCAGCGGGGTGGAAGCAGCCGGCCGGGTCTCACCGGGGCCTCATGGAGAGTCCGAGCGCCCGCAGCCTCCGGGAAGCCGCCCCCAAGCAGAAGCCTCGGCTGAGCTCCGTGCCAGGCCCACGCCAGCCCGGCATGGCTGGCAGGGAGAGCCGGCCCCGGGATACCAGGCAGCGGGtccgggggctgcccggctccgCGCCGTTGCAGCCGATCGATCGCGATCGGCGTCAGCAAGGATGCACGGATCCAGCCAAACGAAGAGCGATCCCTCGCTCCCGCCGCGGCGGAGAGGAAACGGGGCCGCGGCGacgccccggggagctgccggtgcggggagggggacTCAGCACACTCGGCCCCCGGCCTGGAGGTCCTCAAGCCCCGTGGCCCCGCGCCGTTCCTGCACCAAGCCGGCAACAAATCCCATTGTCTTCAGCTGGGGCCGGATCCGGTCCCCTCTGCCCCGCTGCCGGGTCTGGCACGGCGGCCCGCCGCCCCAGCCGGCTCGCTCCAGCCCCTGCGCTGCCCCGCTGCCGCCAGCCGCTAAGAGGAAATCAAAAGCATGAATATTTAAAGCCCTGAGACAAGGCAGCCACAGAGCGCATccaagcccagcccagccccgttCCGAGCACCATCCAGGAGCGAACAAGGTCCTTCTGTGGCGGCCGGCGCTACGCAACCCACGTGCCGGTGGCGGGCAGCCGCCGTTGGCTCCCCAGGCTCTGCCGGGGGGGAGCGGCGCCCGGAGCCGGAGGGACCGCGATGCTGAGATGCTGCCGGTGCTCGCAGCCGCCTGGGATGCAGGGACTTCCAGTCCTTTGAGAGCACGGCTCCGGGCACGGATCTCGCCCGGAGGGCTgatgagaggaagaggaggatgcccAGGAGCAAGACACAGGTGGGTTGTCCGCCGGGCGAGGCAGGGCTCAGCGCAGGCCCCCGGCCGCAGCGAGGAGCCGACAGCAGAGGCGGCTGCTGctaattgctgctgctgcttcccgcATCCCGGCCGGCGCCGagcggcggctcctcccgggaGAGGAGAAGAAGGGGCTGCCGCTAATCGGAAGGGCCGTGCTGACTCACAGGCGGCGGGGCAGGctctgccggcggcgggggctgcgcgcgGGCTGGGGCGCAGCGCAGGAGGGGCTCCCGGCGAGGGGTGGGGACCCAGCGCCTATCTGGAGCAGAAAAATCAAGGTCACAGGCGGAGCTAGCAGCAGCGGGCAGCGAGAGCGTGCCGGGGGGCAAACCTCGGCCCCTTCCACCGCGGGGAGCCAGGCAGAGCCCCCACCTGTGGGTTGGGGGTGTCAGGGGCAAGTCTCCCCTGCTCCCCGTCCTCGACGCACGCCGGCGGCACCTCAGACACCCGCGCCGCTCTCCACGGCCTCGTCCACACCAGCCTCCCTGGGGCGCAAGAGCTCAACCCCCTTCCACCTCCCATGGGTTGAAGCAGGGATttcgggcagccccgcggcgcccAACCCGCCATGGGCCGGGGCCTTCCCGGGCACCAGGTGCTCCACAAAACCGGCCACCGAGCCAAAACCGGGTAAATCCAGCCCAAGGGAAGGGCTCTCCCTGCTTGGACCCGCCGCGGGGCACTGCTCAGCGCTggcggctgcctgccctgcttcCCAAACGCTGGCGTGCCGCCACGGGGACAGGGAAATGGAAGCCTGGAGCTGGAAATAGCCTCCTGTGCAGCGCGAGGAGCTGCGGTTCACGACGGCGGGTCCGTCACCCGCCTCCTCCCGGCGCCGGAGCATCGCCTCGGCCGCACACGCCGCCTCCACGAGCGCCAGCCCCCACCTCAGCTGCCGGCGGCGGTGGTCCCACGGGCGCAGAAAGCCCGTGCCAGCCGTCCCACGAAGCGCTCGTCCCTGCCGGGGGCCCCCCGGCCGCTCGGCGCTGTGACCTTCCCGTGGCCGGCAGCGCCGCTGCTCTAAAGAAAAGCAGGAAGCCTGGGGCCAGGGAGCCAGGAAGCCGCCAGCCCGGCGAGGGGCCAGCCGCAGCCCCCGACTGCCGGGGGGGAGCCGAGCTGGGTGGCATCGAACGGGTGCGGGGCAGTGGGGTTTGCCCACGAGGGCCCGGCTGTTGGCAgacgtggggctggggtcccctggCACGGCAGCACGGGCTCCGTGAGCCCCGACACTTCCCTAGAGCCCTGCCGGGATAAAA from Calonectris borealis chromosome 29, bCalBor7.hap1.2, whole genome shotgun sequence includes:
- the SHC1 gene encoding SHC-transforming protein 1 isoform X6 yields the protein MEYVDMNKLSCGKKTRVEGGQLGGDEWTRHGSFVNKPTRGWLHPDDKVMGPGVSYHVRYMGCVEVLQSMRALDFNTRTQVTREAIGLVCEAVPGAKGAVRRRKPCGRSLNSILGKSNLKFAGMPITLTISTSSLNLMASDCKQIIANHHMQSISFASGGDPDTAEYVAYVAKDPVNQRACHILECPEGLAQDVISTIGQAFELRFKQYLKNPPKLVTPHDRMAGFDGSAWDEEEEEPAPDHQYYNDFPGKEPPIGGVVDMRLRDGAAQTPNHLGATLPVGQASGGEYDPRKQHAPAQAGREKYPAPAGTTGRTDLFDDPSYVNVQNMDKTRQASATGTPATANGSAQRDLFDMKPFEDALRVPPSVPVGLPPAQVVASMEEQLRREPWYHGKMNRKEAEKLLKVNGDFLVRESTTTPGQYVLTGLQGGQPKHLLLVDPEGVVRTKDHRFESVSHLISYHMDNHLPIISAGSEMCLQQPVERRL
- the SHC1 gene encoding SHC-transforming protein 1 isoform X3; this encodes MPAPGKNPRTPGLCDPQQGQGTGWVQRDPRPPRGLGAPSCLQPCLCFDASEEGRGEYPEQTQLLRTGDMNKLSCGKKTRVEGGQLGGDEWTRHGSFVNKPTRGWLHPDDKVMGPGVSYHVRYMGCVEVLQSMRALDFNTRTQVTREAIGLVCEAVPGAKGAVRRRKPCGRSLNSILGKSNLKFAGMPITLTISTSSLNLMASDCKQDTAEYVAYVAKDPVNQRACHILECPEGLAQDVISTIGQAFELRFKQYLKNPPKLVTPHDRMAGFDGSAWDEEEEEPAPDHQYYNDFPGKEPPIGGVVDMRLRDGAAQTPNHLGATLPVGQASGGEYDPRKQHAPAQAGREKYPAPAGTTGRTDLFDDPSYVNVQNMDKTRQASATGTPATANGSAQRDLFDMKPFEDALRVPPSVPVGLPPAQVVASMEEQLRREPWYHGKMNRKEAEKLLKVNGDFLVRESTTTPGQYVLTGLQGGQPKHLLLVDPEGVVRTKDHRFESVSHLISYHMDNHLPIISAGSEMCLQQPVERRL
- the SHC1 gene encoding SHC-transforming protein 1 isoform X4; this encodes MEYVDMNKLSCGKKTRVEGGQLGGDEWTRHGSFVNKPTRGWLHPDDKVMGPGVSYHVRYMGCVEVLQSMRALDFNTRTQVTREAIGLVCEAVPGAKGAVRRRKPCGRSLNSILGKSNLKFAGMPITLTISTSSLNLMASDCKQIIANHHMQSISFASGGDPDTAEYVAYVAKDPVNQRACHILECPEGLAQDVISTIGQAFELRFKQYLKNPPKLVTPHDRMAGFDGSAWDEEEEEPAPDHQYYNDFPGKEPPIGGVVDMRLRDGAAQTPNHLGATLPVGQASGGEYDPRKQHAPAQGREKYPAPAGTTGRTDLFDDPSYVNVQNMDKTRQASATGTPATANGSAQRDLFDMKPFEDALRVPPSVPVGLPPAQVVASMEEQLRREPWYHGKMNRKEAEKLLKVNGDFLVRESTTTPGQYVLTGLQGGQPKHLLLVDPEGVVRTKDHRFESVSHLISYHMDNHLPIISAGSEMCLQQPVERRL
- the SHC1 gene encoding SHC-transforming protein 1 isoform X2 — protein: MDLLQKSKYSHLRNESVSSLEEAVGGLGVPASPVESLAGTRSLPGSLSSSSLGPAAPLGELSPESEDSPTTLCSFFPKMANLKLSNPANLLSLRGSSAGSSPGEPGPTGTLAPAPGGATGPDSVGPVAVCSQDMNKLSCGKKTRVEGGQLGGDEWTRHGSFVNKPTRGWLHPDDKVMGPGVSYHVRYMGCVEVLQSMRALDFNTRTQVTREAIGLVCEAVPGAKGAVRRRKPCGRSLNSILGKSNLKFAGMPITLTISTSSLNLMASDCKQIIANHHMQSISFASGGDPDTAEYVAYVAKDPVNQRACHILECPEGLAQDVISTIGQAFELRFKQYLKNPPKLVTPHDRMAGFDGSAWDEEEEEPAPDHQYYNDFPGKEPPIGGVVDMRLRDGAAQTPNHLGATLPVGQASGGEYDPRKQHAPAQGREKYPAPAGTTGRTDLFDDPSYVNVQNMDKTRQASATGTPATANGSAQRDLFDMKPFEDALRVPPSVPVGLPPAQVVASMEEQLRREPWYHGKMNRKEAEKLLKVNGDFLVRESTTTPGQYVLTGLQGGQPKHLLLVDPEGVVRTKDHRFESVSHLISYHMDNHLPIISAGSEMCLQQPVERRL
- the SHC1 gene encoding SHC-transforming protein 1 isoform X1; translated protein: MDLLQKSKYSHLRNESVSSLEEAVGGLGVPASPVESLAGTRSLPGSLSSSSLGPAAPLGELSPESEDSPTTLCSFFPKMANLKLSNPANLLSLRGSSAGSSPGEPGPTGTLAPAPGGATGPDSVGPVAVCSQDMNKLSCGKKTRVEGGQLGGDEWTRHGSFVNKPTRGWLHPDDKVMGPGVSYHVRYMGCVEVLQSMRALDFNTRTQVTREAIGLVCEAVPGAKGAVRRRKPCGRSLNSILGKSNLKFAGMPITLTISTSSLNLMASDCKQIIANHHMQSISFASGGDPDTAEYVAYVAKDPVNQRACHILECPEGLAQDVISTIGQAFELRFKQYLKNPPKLVTPHDRMAGFDGSAWDEEEEEPAPDHQYYNDFPGKEPPIGGVVDMRLRDGAAQTPNHLGATLPVGQASGGEYDPRKQHAPAQAGREKYPAPAGTTGRTDLFDDPSYVNVQNMDKTRQASATGTPATANGSAQRDLFDMKPFEDALRVPPSVPVGLPPAQVVASMEEQLRREPWYHGKMNRKEAEKLLKVNGDFLVRESTTTPGQYVLTGLQGGQPKHLLLVDPEGVVRTKDHRFESVSHLISYHMDNHLPIISAGSEMCLQQPVERRL
- the SHC1 gene encoding SHC-transforming protein 1 isoform X5, with amino-acid sequence MNKLSCGKKTRVEGGQLGGDEWTRHGSFVNKPTRGWLHPDDKVMGPGVSYHVRYMGCVEVLQSMRALDFNTRTQVTREAIGLVCEAVPGAKGAVRRRKPCGRSLNSILGKSNLKFAGMPITLTISTSSLNLMASDCKQIIANHHMQSISFASGGDPDTAEYVAYVAKDPVNQRACHILECPEGLAQDVISTIGQAFELRFKQYLKNPPKLVTPHDRMAGFDGSAWDEEEEEPAPDHQYYNDFPGKEPPIGGVVDMRLRDGAAQTPNHLGATLPVGQASGGEYDPRKQHAPAQAGREKYPAPAGTTGRTDLFDDPSYVNVQNMDKTRQASATGTPATANGSAQRDLFDMKPFEDALRVPPSVPVGLPPAQVVASMEEQLRREPWYHGKMNRKEAEKLLKVNGDFLVRESTTTPGQYVLTGLQGGQPKHLLLVDPEGVVRTKDHRFESVSHLISYHMDNHLPIISAGSEMCLQQPVERRL